The Pongo abelii isolate AG06213 chromosome 20, NHGRI_mPonAbe1-v2.0_pri, whole genome shotgun sequence genome window below encodes:
- the LOC100452052 gene encoding zinc finger protein 91 isoform X4 — translation MEDSFQKVLLRKYEKCGCETLQLRKGCKSVNECKVHKEGYNKLNQCLTTAQSKVFQCGKYLKVFYKFLNSNRHTVRHTGKKCFKCKKCVKSFCIHLHKTQHKCVYITEKSYKCKECEKTFHWSSTLTNHKKIHTEDKPYKCEECGKAFKQLSTLTTHKIICAEEKIYKCEECGKAFLWSSTLTRHKRIHTGEKPCKCEECGKDFRQSSTLTKHKIIHTGEKPCKFEECGKAFRQSLTLNKHKIIHSREKPYKCKECGKAFKQFSTLTTHKIIHAGKKLYNCEEYGKAFNQSSNLSTHKIIHTGEKSYKCEECGKAFLWSSTLTRHKRMHTGEKPCKCEECGKAFSHSSTLAKHKRIHTGEKPYKCKECGKAFSNSSTLTNHKITHTEEKPYKCKECGKAFKRLSTLTKHKIIHAGEKLYKCEECGKAFNRSSNLTTHKIIHTGEKPYKCEECGKAFNWSSSLTKHKRIHTREKPFKCKECGKAFIWSSTLTRHKRIHTGEKPYKCEECGKAFSHSSTLTKHKTIHTGEKPYKCKECGKAFKHPSTLAKHKIIHAGGKLYKCEECGIAFNQSSNLTTHKIIHTKEKTSESEECDKAFIWSSTLTEHKRIHTREKTYKCEECGKAFSQPSHLTTHKRMHTGEKPYKCEECGKAFSQSSTLTTHKIIHTGQKPYKCEECGKAFRKSSTLTEHKIIHTGEKPYKCEECGKAFSQSSTLARHTRLHTGEKPYKCEECGKAFNRSSKLTTHKIIHTGEKPYKCEECGKAFISSSTLNGHKRIHTREKPYKCEECGKAFSQSSTLTRHKRLHTGEKPYKCGECGKAFKECSALTKHKIIHTGEKPYKCEKCGKAFNQSSILTNHKKIHTREKPYKCKDCGKSFNRSSTFTKHKVIHTGVKLYKCEECGKSFFWSSALTRHKKIHTGLQPYKQEKFGKAFNQFSHLTTDKITHIGEKSYKCE, via the coding sequence ATGGAAGATTCTTTTCAAAAAGTATTactgagaaaatatgaaaaatgtggaTGTGAGACTTTACAGTTAAGAAAAGGTTGTAAAAGTGTGAATGAGTGTAAGGTGCACAAAGAAGGTTATAATAAACTTAACCAGTGTCTCACAACTGCCCAGAGCAAAGTATTTCAATGTGGTAAATATTTGAAAGTcttctataaatttttaaattcaaacagACATACGGTAAGACATACTGGAAAGAAATGCttcaaatgtaaaaaatgtgtCAAATCATTTTGCATCCATTTACACAAAACCCAACATAAATGCGTTTATATTACAGAGAAGTCCtataaatgtaaagaatgtgaaaAAACCTTTCATTGGTCCTCAACCCTTACTaatcataagaaaattcatactgaagataaaccctacaaatgtgaagaatgtggcaaagcttttaagcaACTGTCAACCCTTActacacataaaataatttgtGCTGAAGAGAAAATCTAcaagtgtgaagaatgtggcaaagcatttCTATGGTCCTCAACCTTAACTAGACATAAGAGGAtacacactggagagaaaccctgcaaatgtgaagaatgtggcaaagattTTAGGCAATCCTCAacccttactaaacataagataattcatactggagagaaaccctgcaaatttgaagaatgtggcaaagcttttaggCAATCCTTAACCCTTaataaacataagataattcatagtagagagaaaccctacaaatgtaaagaatgtggcaaagcttttaagcaattctcaacacttactacacataaaataattcatGCTGGAAAGAAACTCTACAATTGTGAAGAATATGGCAAAGCTTTTAATCAATCCTCAAATCTTTctacacataagataattcatactggagagaagtcttacaagtgtgaagaatgtggcaaagcatttCTATGGTCCTCAACCCTAACTAGACATAAGAGGAtgcacactggagagaagccctgcaaatgtgaagaatgtggcaaagcttttagccATTCCTCAACCCTTGCTAAAcacaagagaattcatactggagagaaaccctacaaatgtaaagaatgtggcaaagcttttagcaATTCCTCAACCCTTACTAATCATAAGATAACTCATACtgaagagaaaccctacaaatgtaaagaatgtggcaaagcttttaagcGACTCTCAACCCTtactaaacataaaataatacatgctgGAGAGAAactctacaaatgtgaagaatgtggcaaagcttttaatcGATCTTCAAATCTTACTAcgcataagataattcatactggagagaaaccttacaagtgtgaagaatgtggcaaagcatttAACTGGTCCTCAAGCCTTACTAAACATAAAAGAATTCATACTCGAGAGAAACCcttcaaatgtaaagaatgtggcaaagcatttATATGGTCTTCAACCCTAACTCGACATAAGAGGAtacacactggagagaagccctacaaatgtgaagaatgtggcaaagcttttagccATTCCTCAACCCTTACTAAGCATAAGacaattcatactggagagaaaccctacaaatgtaaagaatgtggcaaagcttttaagcaCCCCTCAACCCTtgctaaacataaaataatacatgctgGAGGGAAactctacaaatgtgaagaatgtggcataGCTTTTAATCAATCTTCAAATcttactacacataagataattcatactaaAGAGAAAACTTCCGAGAGTGAAGAATGTGACAAAGCATTTATCTGGTCCTCAACCCTTACTGAACATAAGAGGATTCATACCAGAGAGAAaacctacaaatgtgaagaatgtggcaaagcatttAGCCAACCTTCACACCTTACTACACATAAGAGGAtgcacactggagagaaaccctacaaatgtgaagaatgtggcaaagcttttagccAATCCTCAAcccttactacacataagataattcatactggacagaaaccctacaaatgtgaagaatgtggcaaagcttttaggAAATCTTCAACTCTTACtgaacataagataattcatactggagagaagccctacaaatgtgaagaatgtggcaaagcatttAGCCAATCCTCAACCCTAGCTAGACATACAAGGTtgcacactggagagaaaccatacaaatgtgaagaatgtggtaaAGCTTTTAATCGATCCTCAAAGcttactacacataagataattcatactggagagaaaccttacaagtgtgaagaatgtggcaaagcatttATATCATCCTCAACCCTAAATggacataagagaattcatactagagagaaaccctacaaatgtgaagaatgtggcaaagcatttAGCCAATCTTCAACCCTAACTAGACATAAGAGGTtgcacactggagagaaaccctacaaatgtggagaatgtggcaaagcctttaaagAGTGCTCAGCTcttactaaacataagataattcacactggagagaaaccctacaaatgtgaaaaatgtggcaaagcctttaaccagTCTTCAATCCTTACTAaccataagaaaattcatactagagagaaaccctacaaatgtaaagaCTGTGGCAAATCTTTTAACCGGTCTTCAACCTTTACTAAACATAAGGTAATTCATACTGGAGTAAAactctacaaatgtgaagaatgtggcaaatccTTTTTCTGGTCCTCAGCCCTAACcagacataagaaaattcatactggactGCAACCCTACAAACAGGAAAAATTTGGCAAAGCCTTCAACCAGTTTTCACACCTTACTACAGATAAGATAACTCATATTGGAGAGAAATCTTACAAGTGTGAATAA